From a region of the Hippopotamus amphibius kiboko isolate mHipAmp2 chromosome 3, mHipAmp2.hap2, whole genome shotgun sequence genome:
- the PIK3C2B gene encoding phosphatidylinositol 4-phosphate 3-kinase C2 domain-containing subunit beta isoform X3 yields MSSTQGNGEHWKSLESVGISRKELAMAEALQMEYDALSRLRHDKEESRVKQNADPSLISWDEPVLDFYSKPAGRRKDLKLLRGLSGSDPTLNYNSLSPQEGLPNHSTSQGSPRGPDPWPKGSLAGDYLYIFGGSDVGLSLSPGLGDTDDSSKKLSPPPLPPRVSIWDTPPLPPRKGSPSSSKISQPNDINTFSLVEQPPGKLLGHRILEEGEEPGGGGPGRLLGSMDYDGINDAITRLNLKSTYDAEILRDATRGWKEGWGPLDFGKDTPGKPVARSKTMPPQVPPRTYTSCYANRKNSTAGKNRRISAAPPGAGAHPSGRGGPLGPRPVPPPRLRRASSRKDPPYPRPAEPAEEMVGSRCQPGTPAASLCPADSPSQRRAMPPGPASRAHVGSRPHAVSNGHELFEVSEERDEEVAAFCHMLDILRSGSGVQNYSLTGYVWSAVTPSPEHLGDEVNLKVTVLCDSLREPLTFTCNCSSTVDLLIYQTLCYTHDELRDVDVGDFVLKPCGLEEFLQNKHALGSHEYIQYCRKFDIDIRLQLMEQKAVRSDLARTVNDDQSPSTLNYLVHLQERPVKQTISRQALSLLFDTYHNEVDAFLLADADFPLKAERVVQSVKAICNALAAVETPEITNALNQLPPCPSRMKPKIPKDPTVLAVLENREKVVEALTAAILDLVELYCNTFNADFQTAVHGSHKHDLVQEACHFSGPLAFTVYATHRIPIIWATSYEEFYLSCSLSHGGKELCSPLQTRRVHLSKYLFHLIIWDQQICFPVQVNRLPRETLLCATLYAVPIPPPGSSSEANKQRRVPEALGWVTAPLFNFRQVLTCGRKLLGLWPATQESPSARWSAPNFHQPDSVILQVDFPTSAFDIKFTSPAGDKFSPRYEFGSLLEGDQHVLKNIMQKESLYWLTDADKKRLWEKRYYCHSEVSSLPLVLASAPSWEWACLPDVYALLKQWTHMNHQDALGLLHATFPDQEVRRMAVQWIGSLSDAELLDYLPQLVQALKYECYLDSPLVRFLLKRAVSDLRVTHYFFWLLKDSLKDSQFSIRYQYLLAALLCCCGKGLREEFNRQCWLVNTLAKLAQQVREAAPSARQGILRVGLEEVGQFFALNGSCRLPLSPSLLVKGIVPRDCSYFNSNAVPLKLSFQNVDPLGETIRVIFKCGDDLRQDMLTLQMIRIMSKIWVQEGLDMRMVIFRCFSTGRGRGMVEVIPNSETLRKIQVEHGVTGSFKDRPLADWLQKHNPGEDEYEKAVENFIYSCAGCCVATYVLGICDRHNDNIMLKTTGHMFHIDFGRFLGHAQMFGNIKRC; encoded by the exons ATGTCTTCAACTCAGGGCAACGGGGAACACTGGAAGTCCTTGGAGTCGGTGGGCATCAGCCGCAAAGAGCTGGCCATGGCCGAAGCCCTGCAGATGGAGTATGATGCTCTGTCCCGGCTTCGGCATGACAAGGAGGAAAGCAGAGTCAAGCAGAACGCAGACCCCTCTCTCATCAGCTGGGATGAGCCTGTCCTAGACTTCTACAGCAAGCCAGCAGGAAGGCGGAAGGACCTCAAGCTCTTACGCGGTCTTTCTGGCTCTGATCCTACCCTCAATTACAACTCGCTCTCCCCACAGGAAGGGCTGCCCAACCACTCTACCTCCCAGGGCTCCCCGCGTGGTCCAGATCCCTGGCCCAAAGGCTCCCTGGCTGGAGACTATCTCTACATTTTTGGTGGTTCAGATGTGGGGCTCTCTTtgtccccagggctgggggacaCAGACGACTCTTCTAAGAAACTGTCCCCACCTCCTTTGCCTCCCCGAGTGTCTATCTGGGAcactcctcccctgcctcccagaaaggggtccccctcctcctccaagaTCTCCCAGCCCAATGACATCAACACTTTTTCTTTGGTCGAACAACCTCCAGGTAAATTGCTGGGGCATCGGATCCTAGAAGAGGGAGAGGAGCCGGGAGGCGGGGGTCCAGGGCGTCTCCTGGGGTCCATGGACTACGATGGTATCAATGATGCTATTACGCGGCTCAACTTGAAGTCAACCTATGATGCAGAGATCCTGCGGGACGCCaccaggggctggaaggagggcTGGGGGCCCCTGGACTTTGGCAAGGACACTCCTGGAAAACCCGTGGCCCGGAGCAAGACCATGCCTCCTCAGGTGCCCCCCCGCACCTATACCTCCTGCTACGCCAATCGGAAAAATTCGACAGCTGGCAAGAACCGCCGGATTTCTGCAGCTCCG cctggtgCAGGGGCTCATCCCTCCGGGAGGGGGGGCCCTTTGGGCCCTCGGCCGGTACCACCGCCCCGCCTTCGCCGGGCCTCCAGCCGGAAGGATCCTCCTTATCCCAGGCCTGCGGAGCCAGCTGAGGAAATGGTTGGCTCCAGATGCCAGCCTGGTACCCCTGCTGCCAGCCTCTGCCCCGCAGACTCCCCCAGCCAGCGTCGGGCGATGCCACCAGGGCCTGCCAGCAGGGCACAC GTGGGCTCCCGGCCCCACGCCGTCTCCAATGGCCATGAGTTGTTTGAGGTCTcagaggagagagatgaggaagTTGCTGCATTTTGCCACATGCTGGATAT CCTCCGATCTGGCTCTGGCGTCCAAAACTACTCCCTCACCGGGTATGTCTGGAGCGCTGTCACTCCAAGCCCCGAGCACCTCGGGGATGAGGTTAACCTGAAGGTTACCGTGTTGTGTGACAGCCTGCGGGAGCCACTCACTTTTACCTGCAACT GTTCTTCCACTGTAGACTTGCTTATCTACCAGACCCTGTGCTACACCCATGATGAACTGCGGGATGTGGATGTGGGTGACTTCGTGCTGAAACCCTGTGGGCTGGAGGAGTTCCTGCAGAA CAAGCACGCCCTGGGCAGCCACGAGTATATTCAATACTGTCGAAAGTTTGACATCGACATTCGGCTACAGCTGATGGAGCAGAAAGCTGTACGCAGTGACCTGGCCCGGACG GTGAATGATGACCAGAGCCCCTCCACCCTGAACTACCTCGTCCACCTGCAGGAGAGGCCAGTCAAGCAGACCATCAGCAG GCAGGCCCTGAGTCTTCTGTTCGACACTTACCACAATGAGGTGGATGCCTTCCTGTTGGCTGAT GCGGACTTTCCATTGAAGGCCGAAAGGGTGGTCCAGTCCGTCAAGGCCATCTGCAACGCCCTAGCTGCTGTGGAAACCCCCGAGATCACCAACGCTCTCAACCAGCTGCCCCCCTGCCCTTCCCGAATGAAACCTAAAATTCCGAAG GATCCCACCGTCTTGGCTGTGCTGGAAAACCGAG AGAAGGTTGTGGAAGCCCTGACAGCTGCCATCTTGGACCTGGTGGAGCTGTACTGCAACACATTCAATGCAGACTTCCAGACGGCAGTGCATGGGAGCCACAAGCATGATCTGGTCCAGGAGGCCTGCCATTTTTCTGGGCCCCTGGCCTTTACAGTCTATGCCACACACCGCATCCCCATCATCTGGGCTACCAG CTATGAAGAGTTCTACCTCTCCTGCTCCCTCAGCCATGGCGGCAAGGAGCTGTGCAGCCCCCTGCAGACCCGAAGGGTTCACCTCTCCAAGTACCTCTTCCACCTCATCATCTGGGACCAGCA GATCTGCTTCCCGGTGCAGGTGAACCGATTGCCTCGGGAGACCCTGCTGTGTGCCACTCTCTATGCTGTGCCCATCCCCCCACCCGGGAGCTCCTCGGAGGCCAATAAGCAGCGGCGGGTGCCCGAAGCCCTGGGCTGGGTCACTGCTCCACTCTTCAACTTCAGGCA AGTCCTGACCTGTGGCCGGAAGCTTCTGGGCTTATGGCCAGCAACGCAGGAAAGCCCCAGTGCCCGTTGGAGTGCACCTAATTTCCATCAGCCAGATAGCGTCATCTTGCAG GTTGACTTTCCCACCTCGGCCTTTGACATCAAGTTTACCAGCCCTGCTGGAGACAAGTTCAGCCCCCGCTATGAGTTTGGCAGCCTCCTGGAGGGAGACCAACACGTGCTTAAAAACATCATGCAGAAGGAGTCCCTGTACTG gCTCACTGATGCTGACAAAAAGCGCCTGTGGGAGAAGCGCTATTATTGCCACTCGGAGGTGAGCTCACTCCCCCTGGTGCTCGCGAGTGCCCCCAGCTGGGAGTGGGCTTGCCTGCCCGACGTCTATGCTCTCCTGAAGCAGTGGACCCACATGAACCACCAGGATGCCCTGGGGCTCCTGCATGCCAC GTTCCCAGACCAGGAGGTGCGTCGTATGGCTGTCCAGTGGATCGGCTCCCTCTCCGATGCCGAGCTGCTCGATTACCTGCCCCAGCTCGTGCAG GCCTTAAAGTATGAGTGCTACCTGGACAGCCCCTTGGTGCGCTTCCTCCTGAAACGAGCTGTCTCCGACTTGAGAGTGACTCACTATTTCTTCTG GTTGCTGAAAGACAGCCTCAAGGACTCTCAGTTCAGCATCCGCTACCAGTATCTGCTGGCGGCCTTGTTGTGTTGCTGTGGCAAGGGGCTGAGAGAGGAGTTTAACCGCCAGTGCTGGCTTGTCAATACCTTGGCTAAGCTGGCCCAGCAGGTCCGGGAGGCTGCTCCGTCTGCAAGGCAG GGGATTCTCCGCGTgggcctggaggaggtggggcagtTTTTTGCCCTCAACGGCTCCTGCCGCCTGCCTCTTAGCCCCAGCCTGCTCGTTAAGGGCATCGTGCCCAGG GACTGTTCCTACTTCAACTCCAATGCGGTCCCCCTCAAGCTCTCCTTCCAAAATGTGGATCCACTGGGTGAGACCATCCGTGTCATCTTCAAG TGCGGGGACGACCTTCGCCAGGACATGCTGACCCTGCAGATGATTCGCATCATGAGCAAGATCTGGGTCCAGGAGGGGCTGGACATGCGCATGGTCATCTTCCGCTGCTTCTCCACTGGCCGGGGGAGAG